One stretch of Mangifera indica cultivar Alphonso chromosome 9, CATAS_Mindica_2.1, whole genome shotgun sequence DNA includes these proteins:
- the LOC123226147 gene encoding pentatricopeptide repeat-containing protein At2g30100, chloroplastic isoform X1, with the protein MASFTELGFAFSPSFSIHRYKFLAPHVHLSFSIKPSSRISTRTTNHHKPCFIVTKLSKTRELRLRKSVELDQFVKSDDEEEMSEEFFVAIEELERMTREPSDILEEMNDRLSARELQLVLVYFSQEGRDSWCALEVFEWLKKENRVDKETMELMVSIMCSWVKKLIDEEREVGDVIDLLVDMDCVGLKPGFSMIEKVISLYWEVGKKERAILFVKEVLRRQISYAEDNGEGQKGGPTGYLAWKMMVEGNYKEAVNMVIHLRESGLIPEVYSYLIAMTAVVKELNEFAKALRKLKGYARNGLIAKLNAEDVRLIENYQSDLLVDGARLSSWAIQEGGASFNGVVHERLLAMYICAGRGLEAERQLWEMKLAGKEADGDLYDIVLAICASQKEAGVISRLLTRLEVMNSLQKKKTLSWLLRGYVKGGHFSDAAETLTKMLDLGLYPEYLDRVAVLQGLRKNIQQSGDIEAYLNLSKRLSDASLIGSSLVYLYIKKYKLWIIKML; encoded by the exons ATGGCTTCATTTACTGAACTGGGTTTTGCATTTTCTCCTTCTTTTTCGATACATCGGTACAAATTTCTTGCTCCTCAcgttcatctttctttttctataaaACCCTCTTCAAGAATTTCTACAAGAACCACGAACCACCATAAACCTTGTTTTATAGTCACTAAGCTGAGTAAAACTCGAGAATTGAGGTTGCGTAAATCAGTTGAATTGGACCAATTTGTGAaaagtgatgatgaagaagaaatgaGCGAAGAGTTTTTTGTGGCAATTGAAGAGCTAGAAAGAATGACAAGGGAGCCCTCTGATATATTAGAGGAAATGAATGATCGTTTATCAGCCAGAGAACTGCAGTTAGTGCTAGTGTACTTCTCTCAGGAGGGGAGAGATTCATGGTGTGCACTCGAGGTTTTTGAGTGGCTTAAAAAGGAGAACCGAGTTGATAAGGAAACCATGGAGCTTATGGTTTCAATAATGTGTAGTTGGGTTAAGAAGTTGATTGATGAGGAGCGTGAGGTTGGGGATGTGATTGACCTTCTTGTGGACATGGATTGTGTTGGGCTGAAGCCAGGGTTTAGTATGATTGAGAAGGTGATTTCATTGTATTGGGAAGTGGGAAAGAAGGAGAGAGCAATTTTGTTCGTGAAAGAGGTCTTGAGACGGCAAATTAGTTATGCTGAGGATAATGGAGAAGGACAGAAAGGAGGACCAACCGGATATCTTGCATGGAAGATGATG GTTGAGGGAAACTACAAGGAGGCAGTCAATATGGTGATCCACCTTAGAGAATCTGGATTGATTCCAGAGGTGTACAGCTACCTTATTGCAATGACAGCTGTAGTTAAAGAGCTAAATGAATTTGCAAAGGCTTTACGGAAATTGAAAGGTTATGCTAGGAATGGTTTGATAGCCAAACTCAATGCCGAAGATGTGAGACTTATTGAAAACTACCAATCAGATCTTCTGGTTGATGGGGCACGCTTGTCTAGTTGGGCAATTCAAGAGGGTGGTGCTTCATTTAATGGGGTAGTTCATGAGAGGCTTCTTGCAATGTATATCTGTGCTGGTCGTGGACTTGAAGCTGAAAGACAATTGTGGGAAATGAAACTAGCGGGTAAAGAAGCTGATGGAGACCTTTATGACATTGTTTTGGCTATCTGTGCTTCGCAAAAAGAGGCCGGTGTCATTTCAAGGTTGCTTACGAGACTTGAAGTTATGAACTCTttgcaaaagaagaaaactttaTCCTGGTTGTTAAGAGGTTATGTAAAAGGAGGACATTTCAGTGATGCTGCAGAAACACTGACTAAAATGCTTGATTTGGGTTTGTATCCGGAGTATTTAGACAGGGTAGCTGTTCTTCAGGGACTGAGAAAAAACATCCAACAATCAGGGGATATTGAAGCTTATCTTAATCTTAGCAAGCGCTTATCTGATGCAAGTCTAATCGGATCTTCTCTTGTATATCTgtatataaagaaatacaagCTCTGGATAATAAAAATGCTGTAA
- the LOC123226147 gene encoding pentatricopeptide repeat-containing protein At2g30100, chloroplastic isoform X2 gives MNQHCLILTIYLGFLIIPQSVLSCVHYENRISTRTTNHHKPCFIVTKLSKTRELRLRKSVELDQFVKSDDEEEMSEEFFVAIEELERMTREPSDILEEMNDRLSARELQLVLVYFSQEGRDSWCALEVFEWLKKENRVDKETMELMVSIMCSWVKKLIDEEREVGDVIDLLVDMDCVGLKPGFSMIEKVISLYWEVGKKERAILFVKEVLRRQISYAEDNGEGQKGGPTGYLAWKMMVEGNYKEAVNMVIHLRESGLIPEVYSYLIAMTAVVKELNEFAKALRKLKGYARNGLIAKLNAEDVRLIENYQSDLLVDGARLSSWAIQEGGASFNGVVHERLLAMYICAGRGLEAERQLWEMKLAGKEADGDLYDIVLAICASQKEAGVISRLLTRLEVMNSLQKKKTLSWLLRGYVKGGHFSDAAETLTKMLDLGLYPEYLDRVAVLQGLRKNIQQSGDIEAYLNLSKRLSDASLIGSSLVYLYIKKYKLWIIKML, from the exons ATGAACCAACACTGCCTAATCTTAACCATTTATCTAGGATTTCTGATAATCCCTCAAAGCGTTTTGTCTTGTGTTCACTACGAGAATCG AATTTCTACAAGAACCACGAACCACCATAAACCTTGTTTTATAGTCACTAAGCTGAGTAAAACTCGAGAATTGAGGTTGCGTAAATCAGTTGAATTGGACCAATTTGTGAaaagtgatgatgaagaagaaatgaGCGAAGAGTTTTTTGTGGCAATTGAAGAGCTAGAAAGAATGACAAGGGAGCCCTCTGATATATTAGAGGAAATGAATGATCGTTTATCAGCCAGAGAACTGCAGTTAGTGCTAGTGTACTTCTCTCAGGAGGGGAGAGATTCATGGTGTGCACTCGAGGTTTTTGAGTGGCTTAAAAAGGAGAACCGAGTTGATAAGGAAACCATGGAGCTTATGGTTTCAATAATGTGTAGTTGGGTTAAGAAGTTGATTGATGAGGAGCGTGAGGTTGGGGATGTGATTGACCTTCTTGTGGACATGGATTGTGTTGGGCTGAAGCCAGGGTTTAGTATGATTGAGAAGGTGATTTCATTGTATTGGGAAGTGGGAAAGAAGGAGAGAGCAATTTTGTTCGTGAAAGAGGTCTTGAGACGGCAAATTAGTTATGCTGAGGATAATGGAGAAGGACAGAAAGGAGGACCAACCGGATATCTTGCATGGAAGATGATG GTTGAGGGAAACTACAAGGAGGCAGTCAATATGGTGATCCACCTTAGAGAATCTGGATTGATTCCAGAGGTGTACAGCTACCTTATTGCAATGACAGCTGTAGTTAAAGAGCTAAATGAATTTGCAAAGGCTTTACGGAAATTGAAAGGTTATGCTAGGAATGGTTTGATAGCCAAACTCAATGCCGAAGATGTGAGACTTATTGAAAACTACCAATCAGATCTTCTGGTTGATGGGGCACGCTTGTCTAGTTGGGCAATTCAAGAGGGTGGTGCTTCATTTAATGGGGTAGTTCATGAGAGGCTTCTTGCAATGTATATCTGTGCTGGTCGTGGACTTGAAGCTGAAAGACAATTGTGGGAAATGAAACTAGCGGGTAAAGAAGCTGATGGAGACCTTTATGACATTGTTTTGGCTATCTGTGCTTCGCAAAAAGAGGCCGGTGTCATTTCAAGGTTGCTTACGAGACTTGAAGTTATGAACTCTttgcaaaagaagaaaactttaTCCTGGTTGTTAAGAGGTTATGTAAAAGGAGGACATTTCAGTGATGCTGCAGAAACACTGACTAAAATGCTTGATTTGGGTTTGTATCCGGAGTATTTAGACAGGGTAGCTGTTCTTCAGGGACTGAGAAAAAACATCCAACAATCAGGGGATATTGAAGCTTATCTTAATCTTAGCAAGCGCTTATCTGATGCAAGTCTAATCGGATCTTCTCTTGTATATCTgtatataaagaaatacaagCTCTGGATAATAAAAATGCTGTAA